The Microcoleus sp. AS-A8 genome window below encodes:
- the smpB gene encoding SsrA-binding protein SmpB has translation MSEKSDSYKVIADNRQARFRYEILETYEAGIELKGTEVKSIRQGKANLQDGYALIRNGEAWLLNVHISAYQKATDFFNHDPRRTRRLLLHKKEIRKLIGKVEQEGLTLVPLKMYFTRGFVKVTIALGKGKKLHDKRESLKERQDKRDMARAMKRD, from the coding sequence ATGAGTGAAAAGAGTGATAGTTATAAAGTGATTGCGGATAATCGGCAAGCCCGTTTCCGCTATGAAATTCTAGAAACTTACGAAGCAGGGATTGAGTTAAAGGGAACCGAGGTTAAGTCCATTCGACAGGGGAAAGCCAACTTACAAGACGGGTATGCCCTGATTCGGAATGGAGAAGCTTGGCTTTTGAATGTGCATATCTCCGCTTACCAAAAAGCTACTGATTTTTTTAACCATGACCCACGTCGCACCCGCCGACTCCTGTTACACAAAAAGGAAATCCGCAAGCTCATCGGCAAGGTGGAACAAGAGGGTTTGACGCTGGTGCCGTTGAAAATGTACTTTACGCGGGGATTTGTCAAAGTCACCATTGCTCTAGGTAAAGGCAAAAAGCTCCATGACAAGCGCGAAAGCCTGAAGGAGCGTCAAGATAAGCGAGATATGGCACGAGCCATGAAGCGAGATTAA